A single window of Candidatus Eisenbacteria bacterium DNA harbors:
- a CDS encoding capsule assembly Wzi family protein, which translates to MSRLQNHAAGRGAVNRIGPRKARAKETGSMRTAFLCGILLVILATTAFGGWVFEADHDTPPPDEPWGDEFLPTDHLLYRDLERLAIRGEMPLAAWTLRSLPRLELAWMSRNLVDDGGLSPSRDRLERTLAREGRALGRESRFHETAPLIEALTSAGRLRIRPYIHLTPRLTIPLADGKADGDWSDSTRIGLRGTLYLGRSITISHDVFVGEVAGGRGFSDPLVAGTDILFYTERFDLTLRTPRIDFRFGRDRHRWGPGAWGTLLLDDHSAPYTFAQYDVEFKPWFRFRALSGSLDYSDGKYLAAHRLSWTPSPRFELSFSEGARYQSTSPGLLYTLGFIPYTFVERMRMQDAGNDASRRSERNNVLWALGWSWRTRPAQLFYGEILADDIASKDSHTPSRWGFLGGYSFAPRFNGWDWTLGVEASKIFNYTYSVYYRDQCLCDWDHQERGLGHPDGPDSERLLLRALVDFNTAWGCDAMVTLFRHGQGALGRPWYPSTDPESEGQPSSASELWDPVTGGASLQTRVRWEPRDNLAASFGLAYSTVRLPAGDSAGDSKETRRSVGLEFALKVHL; encoded by the coding sequence ATGAGCCGCTTACAAAATCATGCCGCCGGGCGCGGCGCTGTGAACAGGATAGGCCCCCGAAAAGCGCGGGCCAAGGAAACAGGTTCGATGCGAACGGCGTTTCTTTGCGGCATTCTGCTTGTGATCCTCGCCACCACGGCCTTCGGCGGATGGGTTTTTGAGGCGGATCACGACACCCCCCCGCCGGATGAACCCTGGGGCGATGAATTTCTGCCCACGGACCACCTGCTCTATCGCGATCTGGAGCGCTTGGCGATTCGCGGAGAGATGCCGCTGGCCGCATGGACATTGCGTTCGTTACCGCGGTTGGAGCTGGCCTGGATGAGCCGGAATCTTGTTGATGACGGCGGATTGTCCCCCAGCCGCGACCGGTTGGAGCGGACCTTAGCGCGCGAAGGGCGCGCCTTGGGCCGTGAATCGCGGTTTCACGAAACCGCGCCTTTGATTGAGGCGTTGACAAGCGCCGGCCGCTTGCGGATCCGCCCCTACATTCATCTCACGCCCCGTTTGACGATCCCGCTGGCCGATGGAAAGGCCGATGGGGATTGGAGCGACTCGACCCGGATCGGCCTCAGGGGCACGCTTTATCTCGGACGGTCGATCACGATCTCGCATGATGTTTTTGTCGGCGAGGTTGCGGGGGGGCGCGGCTTCTCGGATCCCCTTGTTGCGGGAACCGATATTCTCTTTTATACCGAGCGCTTCGATCTGACCCTGCGCACACCCCGCATCGACTTTCGGTTCGGCCGCGACCGCCACCGCTGGGGGCCGGGCGCCTGGGGAACCCTCCTTCTGGATGACCACTCCGCTCCTTATACATTCGCCCAATACGATGTTGAATTTAAACCCTGGTTTCGCTTCCGCGCCCTTTCGGGAAGCCTCGACTATTCCGATGGAAAATATCTTGCGGCCCACCGGCTCAGCTGGACGCCGTCACCGCGGTTCGAGCTGTCGTTTTCGGAAGGGGCGCGGTATCAATCGACATCACCCGGCCTGCTTTATACGCTGGGATTCATCCCTTATACATTTGTGGAGCGCATGCGAATGCAGGATGCGGGGAACGACGCCTCCCGCCGCAGCGAGCGCAACAATGTCCTCTGGGCCTTGGGATGGTCCTGGCGCACGAGACCGGCGCAACTTTTCTACGGCGAAATCCTCGCCGACGATATCGCGTCGAAAGACAGCCACACGCCGAGCCGCTGGGGTTTTCTCGGCGGATATTCTTTCGCCCCGCGATTCAACGGATGGGATTGGACCCTCGGCGTGGAGGCCTCAAAGATCTTTAATTACACCTATAGTGTTTATTATAGGGATCAATGCCTCTGTGATTGGGATCACCAGGAACGAGGTCTCGGCCACCCCGACGGACCCGACAGCGAGCGGCTGCTCCTCCGCGCCCTCGTTGATTTCAACACCGCTTGGGGCTGCGACGCCATGGTCACCCTCTTCCGTCATGGGCAGGGCGCTTTGGGGCGTCCCTGGTACCCTTCCACCGACCCGGAAAGTGAGGGCCAGCCCTCCTCGGCGTCGGAGCTTTGGGATCCGGTGACCGGCGGAGCCTCACTGCAAACCCGCGTGCGATGGGAACCCCGCGATAATCTGGCGGCATCATTCGGCCTCGCTTACAGCACGGTTCGCCTTCCAGCCGGTGATTCAGCCGGTGATTCAAAAGAGACACGCCGGTCCGTCGGCCTTGAATTCGCTCTAAAAGTACATTTATAG
- a CDS encoding SEC-C domain-containing protein → MTKGWEDKLKATLKTYSSMAFDPQVARESYTLAMEVREALGDSQDTFRELDRKYNYNLFDWIISLPSNIAGEGLIDEGVELCERYAEIVEPQNFLADRALILAGAGRIKEAVSQVQFNLTVFPDDPWVMIKAADVYQSAGELDRAEELYRRALEAAGDDRFTREGALERLVPMLEEQNRHPEASILQQEEKTKHASEGSQAAPAPAGKTIRREQPKVKRNDPCPCGSGKKYKKCCGSAEATHAPGTESDIRQRLLSALMKFVHRDEFSEEVQRALVLYWGERFADTKLPDAFDQMEPDFAQWAFYEWLIQDYPCADGRSFMERYFQRLGWQLNSRERVHLEKSMASHMGLYQIIELRPDEGFLLQDLLTNRHIEVLDKTATQYLIQWDLVAARLLEMNDRIQFSGGLFPFRPDEKDSLKRFCEDAYAAYQITNPDSDWTAFLKGHGEIYNHYLQAKPDALADALPGAPNDTLPQDSEDRDPRDAGEMDIPPEIRESLINEFLDKHYHAWCDLPVPALKDRTPRAAVQDPEGRRAVIDLIRSMENSETRRELSGGEPYDFTWLWQELGLDRSEKA, encoded by the coding sequence ATGACAAAGGGCTGGGAAGACAAGCTCAAAGCGACCCTCAAAACCTACAGCAGCATGGCCTTTGATCCTCAGGTCGCCCGCGAATCCTATACATTGGCGATGGAAGTTCGCGAGGCGCTCGGCGACAGCCAAGACACCTTCAGAGAACTGGATAGAAAGTATAACTACAATCTTTTCGATTGGATTATCAGTTTGCCTTCGAATATCGCCGGTGAAGGTCTCATTGACGAAGGTGTCGAGCTTTGCGAGCGGTACGCTGAAATTGTAGAACCGCAAAACTTTCTCGCGGACCGGGCCCTGATCCTCGCCGGCGCGGGCCGGATCAAAGAGGCCGTGTCACAGGTTCAATTCAATCTCACCGTTTTCCCCGATGATCCCTGGGTCATGATCAAGGCGGCGGATGTTTATCAATCCGCCGGTGAGCTTGACCGGGCCGAGGAACTGTATCGCCGGGCGCTGGAGGCGGCGGGTGACGATCGCTTTACGCGCGAAGGGGCCTTGGAGCGGCTCGTCCCGATGCTCGAAGAGCAGAACCGCCATCCAGAGGCCTCGATTCTGCAGCAGGAAGAGAAAACAAAGCATGCCTCCGAAGGGAGCCAAGCGGCGCCGGCGCCCGCGGGGAAGACCATCCGCCGTGAACAGCCGAAGGTGAAGCGCAATGATCCCTGTCCCTGCGGCAGCGGTAAGAAGTACAAGAAATGTTGCGGCTCCGCCGAGGCGACTCACGCACCGGGAACCGAATCGGACATCCGGCAGCGGCTTCTATCCGCCCTCATGAAATTTGTTCATCGGGATGAATTCAGTGAAGAGGTTCAAAGAGCGCTGGTCCTCTACTGGGGAGAACGATTCGCCGACACGAAGCTTCCTGACGCTTTTGATCAAATGGAGCCCGATTTCGCCCAATGGGCCTTCTACGAATGGCTGATCCAGGATTATCCTTGCGCCGACGGCCGGTCTTTCATGGAGCGCTATTTCCAACGGCTGGGCTGGCAGCTCAACTCACGGGAACGGGTCCATCTCGAAAAGTCGATGGCGTCGCATATGGGATTGTATCAGATCATCGAGCTCCGGCCGGATGAAGGATTCCTGCTTCAAGATCTGCTCACGAACCGGCATATCGAGGTTCTGGATAAAACGGCGACGCAATATTTGATTCAGTGGGATCTTGTCGCCGCGCGCCTTCTTGAAATGAATGATCGTATACAATTCAGCGGCGGACTCTTTCCCTTCCGGCCCGATGAAAAGGATTCGCTGAAGCGGTTCTGCGAGGATGCTTATGCCGCCTATCAAATAACAAATCCGGATTCCGATTGGACCGCCTTCCTGAAAGGTCATGGCGAAATTTATAACCATTATCTTCAGGCGAAGCCGGATGCGCTTGCAGACGCCCTCCCCGGCGCCCCCAACGATACCCTCCCGCAAGACAGCGAGGATCGAGATCCCCGCGATGCGGGAGAGATGGATATCCCTCCCGAAATACGCGAGTCTCTCATCAACGAATTCTTGGATAAGCATTATCATGCCTGGTGCGATTTGCCGGTCCCGGCCCTGAAGGACCGCACGCCCCGGGCCGCGGTTCAGGATCCGGAAGGGCGACGAGCCGTTATTGATCTGATCCGCTCGATGGAAAACAGCGAGACCCGGCGGGAGTTGAGCGGCGGCGAGCCTTACGATTTTACATGGTTATGGCAAGAGCTCGGCCTCGATCGATCGGAAAAGGCGTAA
- the queF gene encoding preQ(1) synthase, whose protein sequence is MTTQPQQKPDRQKQAQRQLETFPNPKPERDYEIRSETDEFTCVCPMTGQPDFGTIRIRYIPNKLCIELKSLKLYLWSFRNEGHYHEAVTNQILDDLVKACAPRWMEVEADFNMRGGIQTVVTACHELKSEDS, encoded by the coding sequence ATGACGACACAACCCCAACAGAAGCCGGATCGGCAAAAGCAGGCCCAACGGCAGTTAGAAACCTTTCCGAATCCAAAACCGGAGAGGGATTACGAAATCCGGTCTGAGACCGACGAGTTCACCTGTGTCTGCCCGATGACCGGTCAACCCGACTTCGGTACGATCCGCATCCGATATATTCCCAACAAACTCTGTATCGAACTGAAATCGTTAAAGCTCTATCTCTGGTCTTTTCGGAATGAAGGCCACTACCATGAGGCGGTGACGAATCAGATCCTTGACGACCTGGTCAAGGCCTGCGCTCCCCGCTGGATGGAGGTAGAGGCTGATTTTAATATGCGGGGCGGCATCCAGACGGTGGTGACGGCCTGTCACGAGTTGAAATCGGAGGACTCATAG